From Rhizophagus irregularis chromosome 9, complete sequence, the proteins below share one genomic window:
- a CDS encoding RNA binding protein snu13, with protein sequence MAATIVNPKAFPLADAELTSQILDLVQQALHYKQLKKGANEATKTLNRGMSEFIVMTADTEPIEILLHLPLLCEDKNVPYVFVPSKTALGRACGVSRAVIAASIISNEASELKPQIQQIKSRIERLLI encoded by the exons atg gctGCAACTATTGTCAATCCTAAAGCATTCCCTTTGGCTGATGCTGAATTAACCAGTCAAATACTTGATCTTGTTCAGCAAGCTTTACATTATaagcaattaaaaaaaggtgCTAACGAAG CTACCAAAACGCTTAATCGTGGAATGTCAGAATTTATCGTGATGACTGCAGACACTGAAccaattgaaattttattacatcttCCATTGTTATGTGAAGATAag AATGTTCCATACGTTTTTGTACCTTCAAAGACTGCTTTAGGACGTGCTTGTGGAGTATCTCGTGCGGTTATTGCCGCTTCTATAATAAGCAACGAAGCTTCCGAGCTTAAACCTCAAATTCAACAGATAAAGTCACGAATTGAAAgattattgatataa
- a CDS encoding nedd8-conjugating enzyme UBE2F, whose translation MLIKVKTLTGKEIEIDIEGSDTVAKIKERVEEKEGIPPAQQRLIYAGKQLTDEKTAEDSGILAGEVLHLVLALRGGN comes from the exons ATGCTTATTAAAGTCAAG actctTACTGGCAAAGAA ATTGAAATCGACATTGAAGGTTCAGATACG gtagcAAAAATCAAAGAGCGTgtagaagaaaaagaaggtATTCCGCCAGCCCAACAGCGTCTTATTTATGCTGGTAAACAATT GACTGATGAAAAGACAGCCGAGGATAGCGGTATATTGGCCGGTGAAGTTCTTCATTTGGTGTTGGCTCTTCGTGGTGGAAATTAA